A stretch of Acidovorax sp. RAC01 DNA encodes these proteins:
- a CDS encoding Bug family tripartite tricarboxylate transporter substrate binding protein yields the protein MTTRRSLLMAATFVASSYLGAAHADNFPAKPVRWVVAYAAGGGSDALGRAVGSQLSTQLGQPVLIDNKPGGATVIGAENVAKSPGDGYTVFTADNGTLVFNTALFKKLSYDPQKDFTSIGMMARFPLLLAVNPNAGYSDVKALIAAAKANPGKLSFATPGVGSPHHLAMEMLKARNNVDLVHVAYRGAAPAIQDVVGGQLPLMVVDSAAGMQMMKAGKLKPLATFSKSRLASMPDVPTLMELGYTDTEAVAWQGLVVPSSTPKEIVAKLSTELQKAIQSDAVRTQFATMGIEPTPSDAATMQKHWAQEGQFWPRLIKERGISLD from the coding sequence ATGACGACCCGACGTTCCCTCTTGATGGCAGCCACCTTCGTGGCCAGCAGTTACCTTGGCGCAGCCCACGCCGACAACTTTCCCGCGAAGCCTGTGCGCTGGGTCGTGGCCTACGCGGCCGGCGGTGGCTCGGATGCGCTGGGGCGTGCAGTGGGCTCACAACTGTCCACACAGCTCGGCCAGCCAGTGCTGATCGACAACAAGCCAGGCGGTGCCACGGTGATTGGCGCCGAGAACGTGGCCAAGTCGCCGGGTGACGGTTACACCGTATTCACGGCCGACAACGGCACGCTTGTGTTCAACACGGCCCTGTTCAAGAAGCTTTCGTACGACCCGCAGAAGGACTTCACGTCCATTGGCATGATGGCGCGGTTCCCGTTGCTGTTGGCCGTCAACCCGAATGCTGGCTATAGCGATGTGAAGGCACTGATCGCGGCCGCCAAGGCCAACCCAGGCAAGCTCAGCTTTGCCACGCCAGGCGTCGGTAGCCCGCACCACCTGGCCATGGAGATGCTCAAGGCCCGCAACAACGTAGACCTTGTGCATGTGGCCTACCGCGGCGCGGCGCCAGCGATCCAGGACGTCGTGGGTGGGCAGTTGCCGCTGATGGTGGTGGACTCGGCTGCTGGCATGCAAATGATGAAGGCCGGCAAGCTCAAGCCGCTTGCCACCTTCTCCAAGTCGCGCCTGGCATCCATGCCGGATGTGCCCACGCTGATGGAGTTGGGCTACACAGATACCGAGGCCGTAGCGTGGCAGGGCCTCGTCGTTCCGTCGTCCACACCCAAGGAGATCGTGGCCAAGCTCAGCACCGAGCTGCAAAAGGCCATCCAGTCGGATGCCGTGCGGACCCAGTTCGCCACCATGGGCATTGAGCCGACGCCCTCCGACGCCGCGACCATGCAAAAGCACTGGGCCCAGGAAGGCCAGTTCTGGCCACGCCTGATCAAGGAACGCGGCATTTCGCTGGACTGA